Genomic window (Mesorhizobium sp. M4B.F.Ca.ET.058.02.1.1):
GCGAACAGAAAAGCGCCGTCACCGGCAGGGCCTTGCCGTGCGCATTAGGAGCCAGATCATCCTGAGCATGGTCGGCGCCGCGGCGCTGATCGGATTGGTCGGCGGCGTCGCGGTCTTCACGCAGATGGCGGCGACCAAATATCTCGGGCTGACCGAAGCGACCAATGTCGCGCGCGAGCTGGCCGACACCATAGTCTTCGAACCGTCCGCGGGGACGCCTTCGCTGCTCGAGCAGCCCGAGGTGCTCAAGCAGTTCCTGGAGCAGCAGCACCGGCGCTCGCAGCGGGATTTCATCGTCGTCGACCGCAACAAGGTAATCGTCGCCCATGCCGCCGACGAGGAGCACAAGGCCGGCGAAAAATTCGACCACGACCCCGGCAACGAGGTCGGCCGGACGCTGCAGGACGGCGTCCCGCGCAGGTTCATCGACCCGGAGGAAGTGAACGCCATCCTGGCCGTTCCGATAGAACAGGGCGAGGACACGATCGTCGGCGCCGTGCTGCTGGAATATGATGCGGTGCTGCATGCCGCCGAGCAGCGCACCAACAGCCTGCTGTGGATGGTCGGCCTCAGCACCGCCGCCGCCATGCTGGTCGCGGCTGGCTTCGCCTGGGTGCTGCTCCGCCGTTTCGGCGCCGGGCTCTCGGACATGATGAACGGCATGCAGGCGCTGGCGCAGGGCGACGTCTTGACGCGCATCCGCCACGTCCGCAAGGACGAATTCGGACAACTGGCCGACGGCTTCAACACGATGGCCGACCAGCTCGCGTCGGCGCGGGCGCATATCGAGGACATCGTCGAGACGGCGGCCGAGGGCATCGCGGTGCTCGACGGCGACGGCCGCATCGCCAGCGTCAATCCCGCCGCCACGACGATAATCGGCCGGCGCGCCGACAAGATCGTCGGCCTGCAATGGGACGCGGCGCTGAAGCTGCAAGACCCGAGAGGCGGCGACTTCGCCAGCGGAACGTCGCCCGTCGAGATGGCTTTGGCCACCGGACGCCAGCACCAGGGCGAAGTCCGGCTGACCAGGTCGGACGGCTCGCAATTGCCTGTCATCGCCAGTTGCAGCCCGCTGAGCCGGTCGGAGGGCGGCCTGGTGCTGACGCTGAACGACATCAGCGAGCTGCGCCGCGCCGAAGGGGTCGTCAACGAGCGCGCCGACCAGCTGGCGGTCCTCAATCGCGAGCTGCACGAGAAATCGGAGACCACGACGCGGCTGGTCAAGCTCGGCGAATTGCTGCAGGCCTGCGTGACCTTCCCCGAGGCCTTCTCGGTGGTCGGCACGGCGATGACCGAGTTCCTCGGCGGCTTGAGCGGCAGCGTGCACC
Coding sequences:
- a CDS encoding diguanylate cyclase yields the protein MRIRSQIILSMVGAAALIGLVGGVAVFTQMAATKYLGLTEATNVARELADTIVFEPSAGTPSLLEQPEVLKQFLEQQHRRSQRDFIVVDRNKVIVAHAADEEHKAGEKFDHDPGNEVGRTLQDGVPRRFIDPEEVNAILAVPIEQGEDTIVGAVLLEYDAVLHAAEQRTNSLLWMVGLSTAAAMLVAAGFAWVLLRRFGAGLSDMMNGMQALAQGDVLTRIRHVRKDEFGQLADGFNTMADQLASARAHIEDIVETAAEGIAVLDGDGRIASVNPAATTIIGRRADKIVGLQWDAALKLQDPRGGDFASGTSPVEMALATGRQHQGEVRLTRSDGSQLPVIASCSPLSRSEGGLVLTLNDISELRRAEGVVNERADQLAVLNRELHEKSETTTRLVKLGELLQACVTFPEAFSVVGTAMTEFLGGLSGSVHLTSASRNLVEEMAHWGDVRSSVNQFAPEDCWALRRGQEHVAGPGMLTPRCAHITENGKKGYVCMPLAAQGETLGILHLCEPNAAEKPQWLAERQQILRGVVDTLALALANLRLRETLRQQSIRDPNTGLFNRRYLEETSSRELRRMERSSQPLAIIMLDVDHFKQFNDTFGHEAGDLVLKQVAATLIEHARDSDVVSRYGGEEFALVMPGASLEEGAQRAEALRQAIKQLHLAHRGRTLGTVTASFGVAAYPEHGAGWAELTNAADHAQYDAKAEGRDRVVVARTNAPGERPAIQLVASVKAGADTKG